The genomic region AAGGAGTCTGGATTTCAAGGCACACCATCAGGCTAGACTCGCTGTCAAAGTGCAAGATAAACCTGGCAGCTCTACTTGCCTACATTCAAATCAAGGTTTAGATACTAATCTGGAACGATGTCCTACCTGTAATGAGATATCAGCAATGAGTGCTCAGCCACTCGAGCTGCTATTTGTAAAGTGTGCTTAATGCCATATTAATAAAATCCTTCTGTTAAAAAAATCAAACTTAATTAGTGTGCCTAACTTTCAGGTTAGTGTGTGGTTACAAATATTCCAACTACGTAGCTGACTGTGAGTATGATACTCTTTGACTTCTCCAGTATAGACTAATTAATAGTATAATAATCTTTGCATGATGCAAACGTATAGAACTCCTTAATACAAAAAGATTAGATAATCCCTATTAATTTACCATGTTAGCACTTACAAAACCTATCCTGTATTGCTTGTCACTGGCAGCACCGAATATGGACATGCCTGCCGCTCCAGTCATAATAATATTAGCTGACAGGAGCTTCTATCAGGTAATCCAGGCAATGCaagagaaaaaaattcaaacacaATGGAAAGCATATAACAACTATTAGTTGGACCGTATCACATGCCAATATGTCTCCACCAAGTAGATTGGATTTCTACATCCTGCTGCCAGATCGGTTAAGGGGTGATGATGATTCCAGATATTTTTCTTAATTTCTCTGATCAAAGTAATTGTAATCTCGAGCACAGATTTACTTGGTGACACAAAACTGACTAAAAGATCATTCCTACTTTTTTGTTCGTTTACTGACTTAAGTGTAGCATCTATGCATATTTCAGACTTGAATCAAACTGGGAGAAAAATAACTTATTTGTCCATAGGGAGCAAACAGAGAATTAAACACAGACTGACAAACGTTGTACTAATATAAATTATAGGTAACGCCTAATATAAAATACAAGCAATGCCCCAACTTACAGAGATTGGACACTCAGATTAAACAGAAAAAAGTGCATACAACTTTAGCAAACGCCAGGTTACAAAGACTGATTTTGATTTGTAAAAAAAGGGGAAATCTCCAAGCAATATTGAACAACGTGGGCTACTATGAGTACAGGTTAATAGATGTGACACATTTAGTTAATGGAACCTGACTACTTGTCCCTTTAATTCTTTTTACTTAATTAGCTTGATCAGCTGATAGAACACCTTCCTTTTGTTAGCTATCTAGAAAAAACATTAAAACTACTTGTGAACCCAGTGCATCTCAATCAAGATACATGTTAACAGATGTGAAACATTTGGTTAATGGAACCTGACATCTGGtcccttttatttttgttacttgattAGCTTGAGTAGCTGACATGACACCTTTTTGTTTTTCATGAATTGCAGAAGCTTAATTAGTTGAGCTATCTAGAAAAAAATTTAAAACTACTTGAGAATCCAGTGCATCTCTATCAAGATAAACCATACTGTAGGTGTTGACATCTACGatcgtttccccattcatactctgcaTTTCTGCAACTCCACTTGAAAAGGGCATGGAGTCAGGAAAGGCTACAATCTTCTGATGGATATTCAATCCAATGGTCAGACTGTGGATATATTAGGGCCGAAGCACCACAGGATAATTAGTTGCTAATTAAATATGGCCTGAACCTCAATTGACACACTTATTGTTCAAGTTTAAGGACCAACCACAACATATTGTTAAGCTTGCAAAatggtcttacattatgggacggagggagtacacatgtaAATTTTATGAAAGTTAGAAACTCAAAGTCTTTTACACCCTATTGATCTACATCCAATGAATTATGAGGCACTCTTTCCTTATTAGCTACATTTCTACAACTGCCATCAGGGATGCCAACCAACAGAGAAGCTTCTCAAATATTATTCTGAATCACTGAACCAATGTAACTAAATATGAATCTTTAAGACTTTAGTCAAACAGGGATCAAGCAGAAAATTGTTCATGAACTTATTTGGTCATGGATTTGAATCAAACAGAGAGCAAACATGGACTGGCAAACAATGGAGTAATATAATGCACAGGCAACACCCGACTTACATAGATTGGATGCTCAGATTAAAGAGAAAAAGTGCAGGAAACATTAGTACATGCCCAGGTTTGACAGATTGTTTTTGATTGAAGCAATATCCAACAATGTTGGCCTAATTTGGGAAAAGCTGATACATACCACAACGTTGGACTAATTTGGGAAAAGCTGATACATACCTCTGGTGTAGCACGTTCAGACGGCGGATGTTCTTCCTCCAGTGAACTCAGCAGAGGCGACATTGGATGGCTCGGTGGCGAACTCGGCGGAGGCGACATTGGAATGCTCGACCGATGTTCTTCTTCCAGTGAACTCCACAGCGGCGACATTGGACGTTGCCAAAACTACCTTGTCCGATCATATATGATGGGTGAAAATTGTTTGTCACAGCTGCAACATCTTTGAAGCTTTGAAAATTCAAAACCTTCAATGGGGCTTCGTGTCCCAAAACCTTCACAAGTGCTCAAATCTCCTAGGCCTAGTAATTTTGCAGTATTTGCGAGCATTGAGCAGCATAATGCAGAATTGGTTTATGTCACATATGCATGAGCATAGTACACTGTGTCTTTGGACCTGCAAACCCATATCACAATGGATAAGCATGTGAGCACCAGCATGCCTGCTAAAACCGGCAACAAATTTTCATCATGTTTTCTCTTTCTTCCTGTCTTGACAGATTCAGATTGATGTTATCAGACAATGTTTGTGGTACAAATTCCAGCAAACTCACAATGATCGAATATTACTATGGGGAAGGTTAATTTGTGTGGTACCTGCAGTAGCCACGCCAACGACGGGGAGGAGCAGTGTGTCGCTGCCAGCAGCACTGCCTGCCAACTTCTTGGCGTCGATGAGGTCCCCCAGCCATACCAGGCACCTGGTGGCGTCCTCCTTGGAGCTGTTGCTCAGGTTGGCCCGCCGATCTACAAGCTCCAGCCCTGCGCCGCTGCCGTTCTGCAAGCTCCAGCTGCCACCGCCGATCCAGCCGCCCCCGCCGCTCTACATCGAGCAGCCGCGCCACCCCCAGCCACTCGAGTCGCCGCGTTGACCTCCAGCGGCGCCGTTTGACAAGCTCCAGCCACCACCGTTGATCCAGCGGCGCGACAGAAGCTATCTCCGTCGTGACCAATGGCAGGGCACTACGACGGCGACTGCAAGGGGATGGGAGAGAGTAGCGAGGGTTGCTGGGAGCGGAGggatggcgcgcggcggcggagggaaCCCTAGCGCCGGGCGTCTCTGGTTCTCGTGCAAGAGAGAGCTTCCGTCGAATCGTTTTTTTCTTTCACTTAATAGAATAAATTAATGGGTATGAAAGCGTAAATTCTcgtgaagaagcgtattgtgacggtgaacccacggagtcaatccgtgctttattattagggatagatatgACGACGACTTTCTGACTGGCTACTACAACAAGATTGTCCAACTCCGATGAAAAAGAGTGATGACGGTGGCACGCCGCACGCCTTCGATTCAATCTAatgcttgtagttgtcgctaggtgaTCTACAAACAAGTATGTAATTTTTATTGCTTCTTGTGTTCTTTGCATTGCTATATGATATTTGATGAATAGATCGTAGGTATTGTCAAGAAAAGAATTAGTAGATAATGGCGTCAAACCCGTCCCTCACTTCGCCACCATGTCAAACCCAAGAGACGTTATCCCGGTTTAGAAACGGAAACCCAAAATACGTAGCGGAAGAAAATCCCATGCGACCCGGGTCGTACGCCCACGTTGTGAGACCCTCTCGAGAGGAGGACACTTGGCAAAGCGAACCACATACGTCAGCTCCGACATTTATGCTCTGTTTCACTAAAAAAAACCTGAATCCTAACCTCCACCACGAAAACCCAATTCCCCTTATCTTCTTCCGCTCGCTCGCCACGGTAGCCAGAGCCGCCCCGTCGCCTTCGCCCTCGCTGCCTCGGCTGCTCTCCCTTGAGGCGCTTCTCGAGCTCGCTCGCGGCGGCTGAGGCGCTTCTTGAGCTCGCTCGCCGCGGCCGCAGCTGTGGCCGCCGCCCCCGGTGCTCTCCCCCGCGGCTGGACTGACCTGACAGTGTGCAAAGAAGACAGCCCCAACAGTGACGACCAAGGGTACATCTTGCCAATGATTTGAGCTGCTCATGTTGCCAGTGATGACCAAGGATAAATGtgcaaaaggaaggaactttgtaGTTTGTACAAAATTTTGTAGTTTGTTCATCTTGTCAATGATTTGATGAGGTACTGATACATGTACAACTTTTTGTAGTTGGCACATCTTGCCAGTGATTGAGCTGCTGTTGTATAAAATAATTTGATGTACACTGTGAATAGAAATTCGTGGTAATTGACAAAAGAGATTTTTTGTAAGGCAAGAATACAAGCTGTTGTGTGTAATGTTGCTTGTACATGACTCTTTTGCAAAATATGACTGCACTTTAGGATTGACCATCCTGATGAATATAGCTACAGAATAAGATTGCATATAGTCATTACTTTCAGAGAAATAAGATTGACCATCCTGATGAGTATAGCTACAGAATAAGAGAATAGAACTTTCCAGTTTTGCCAAAGAGACAAATGCACAAGGTTTGAAAATATTTGTTCACCAATATTCAGGTAACAACACAAGCACATAGCTAATAACACCATTTAGCTGACATGCCCAGCTAACTAGCTTTAAGGAAACAACAAGAATCAGCGTATGATACATACGTCACTGCTGAAACCTTGATGTGCTAGCATCTTCGCTGAAATCTAATTGACGAGCAGCCGGCAATGTTGTGCCATCTCCATGAGCTTCAAGCAATAATCTTGTAAATTCTCCTTGAATAGGTGGAACAGAAACTagtgggcactctccaaatgccatgGCTACAGGCGGACATATAGTACTGGCACCGGCGAATTCTGAAGGGCCAATTGTAGGTGGAACAAGCACCGACTCCTTTGCTGGATGGTTTGTACCTTTTCCTGCACATTATGTGAATATAAGAAATAGAAGTGAAACTTTGCTACTTATTCACACATAAGAATTAAATGTACctttctttttccctttctttGCTCCCTCTAGAACATCTTTTGATCTTTTTTTCATTGGACCTTTTATTCGTTCAGGAGCTTTGAATAGCACCATTGTCTTGGCAACATATTCATTCATTTCGGAGGAACTTTCAGAATCATCATTCTCATCTAAGTTTAGATTGCCAAATAATTCATGTGCTTCCAAAGCCAACTTATCAATACCAACGTTCAGATATGTAAGAACCTCCTTCGAAGTTTTACACTTCAATGCAAGTGACATCATTTTTCAAGAATTATGTGCAAACATAGAGTCTAGGCTATCATCGGTATTCGGTTTGAAAGTAAAAATTTCTTGTTTTGCATGTTTTGTCCATCTGTTCAATATGAACTGACTTGGCAGGGTGATGATATTGCAGCAGGTCAAAACCTTATGAGTGTGCTTGCATAATATACCTACAACATTCAAAACTATTTTAGAAAGTAATTTCAAAGGCTATCATATTAAGGAAGTGAGGAAGCATGTTGCGTACCTATACAGCAATACAACTTGCATGAACACCATATCTCCAAAGTAGTTGGATTAAAAGCCACTATGGCTTCATCATTCTTGTATTCAAAAGATGTCAACTTGTAAGTGCTAACTGTGTAATCAGTGCTCAGCAAAATACATGACAAACTAAATTGCTTCTTGAATTCTTCTTCGAACTCGGAATAGAGCGTCCTGGTATATGATTCCGCTGCAGTCTTCAACAAAGGTAGGCTAGGTAGGCAGAGTACTGGGTTGGTATGGCGTGACTTGTAGTCTTCATATTTTTCTTTCCGGCGAAGACGAGCAATGCACTTCTCATATGCTTGTATCAATTCTGAAAGGCATAATCTTTTGCGGAAAGTTTTCTTGAACACATTGTTCATTCCTTCACTCCTTTGTGTTGATGTCATGTCTGCGCTAAAAGATTCCCGACGATAAATAGTAGCCCACTTCTCACGCAACTTGTACAGATTGTTTATCCAAGAATTTCCCCCAATCTGGTACTTAACCAAGAGCTCATGCCATCTATTCTCAAAATGTGCCACTGATCTATCTTCATACACACATCTTTTGAATTCTTTAAGGAACAAAGGATGGTCGCTAATTACATGGCTTAGATGTTTAGCGGCATTCTGGTACAAATGCCATAAACAAAGACGATGTCGTGTTTCCGGAAAAACCCTTCCAATAGCATTTATAACGGCAGCACATTGATCGGTGAATATTGTTTCAGGCTGCTTACCAGACATAGCTTGTAGGAAGGTTCTAAAAGCCCACTCAAAGGTATCTGTAGTTTCATTATATAAGAGTGCTGCACCAAAAAGAATAGTCTGTTTGTGATAATTAACACCAATAAACGGAGCGAATGGCATTTGAAACTTATTTGTTGAAAATGTGGTGTCAAAGGAAATGGCATCTCCAAAGACAGAGTAATCCATGATAGCTTGTCCATCGGTCCAGAAGATATTCATTATTGtgccatcatcatcatctagtTGCATGGCGTAGAAAAACGAAGGGTCCTCAGCTTGCTTGTTCTTTAGATACTCTGTTAATGTTTGAGCATCTTTGGTTTCCAAATACTTTGAGCGCTCACTTCGTAAAAAATTGTTGCAATCCACTTGCAAGAAGGGTACGCATCTTTACCATACCAAAGCTCACAGAAATCATATATTTCAGCTTGTTTAATTCCCGATGTCCTCATCTGCTTAATCATATGGCGATCGGCATCTAAGAGTTGACGCTGTGATCTAAGCATGTGCCTCTTATCTGGACTTACAAGCTGATGATTGTGATCGAGCATGACTTTCTGCACATTCCAAATACCCTCCCGAGTGATGCTGAATTGAACACGAGCCATGCAATCAGTTCTCGAATTAGTTTGTTCTTTCTTGGATACATGTGTCGGATGAGTGCCCTTCACACCTGCCTTGCTACAAACAAAATATCTAGAACTTAAAGTCCCATCTCCTCTATGCTTAAGGTGGCACTTCCTAATGCTGAATCCTTTGGTTTGAGCATAAGAATTGTAAAACTGATATGCCTCTTCCTCACACTGAAAGGTCTTCCCAACTCTTGGAACAATATTTTTATCTTGCAAATCCTGATCGTTCCTTGCTGTGCTGCTCATCCTCGGTGGAATTGTGTTCTGCGATTGCTGCGAGGGTAATGTAATCATTCAAACATGGTTCAGAAATAAATAATTATACAAAGGATTGATGCTATTAATCTGTTCTTTACCAAAACTTTGATGCGTGCTTCTGAAGAAAGACATGTTTGTGTTAAATCTGCTCACTATATATTGTTTGCAACAAGTTGTACTCACCATCAGTGGAGGAGGTGTGGGTAGAGGAGGTTCCGATGGATGGCCTGCCATATTTCCATCTTGAAACTCCCGATCGTTTCTTGTTGCGCTGCTCGTCCATGGTGGAACTGTGTTCCACGGCGACTGCTGCGAGAGTACTGAAATCAATCGAACGTGGTTCAGAAGGATATAATTTCTCGTGCAGAAGGTTGTACTCACCATGAGTGGAGATGTGGGCAGAGGAGGTCCCGATGGATGTGCTGCCATATATGTTGATTGCTCTGGTGCCTCGTCGCCGTCATCCGGCTGCGCCATGGtgcggcctcgtcgccggcgagatggAAGAGACAGAGAAGATGAATAGGAGTAGAAGCTGAAAGGACTAGGAGGCGTGGGGAATAGAGTGGGACGGACGGAACGTGATTAGCGATTTGTTGCTGGAATTAATTAGAAAATTAATTGCTTGCGTTGAAAAGCTTTTGCTAAGTGTCCTTCTTTCGAGAGGGTCTCACGACGTGGGCGTACGACCCGGGTCGCATAGGATTTTCTTCCATACGCAGCCCTCACGCACACGCTCTCCTCAACCAGACACGCAGGCCCGTACATAATCCATCACACGTGCGGGCTCCCACCCATCCCCCACACGTGCGCGCGAACCGAGAGCCCGGCCGCCTCTCCCGGGTCCTGGCCCATACCAACCGTCCGATCCCCGGCCGATGGCGGCGGAGCCCGCGGCGGACGGCCAGGATCCCCCGCtggcggacgccgccgccgcctccggcgacGACGACGCCGCGGCGGCGAACGCGCTCCTGAGCGCGGCCTCGGAGCAGCTGACGCTGGTGTACCAGGGGGAGGTCTACGTCTTCGACCCCGTCCCGCCCCAAAAGGTCGCCCCTTCTGCACCGTTCGCTTCAATTTTTTTCCCATTGCTTTCGTTGAGCCGGCCGCGTTGACTTTGTCTGCGTTGGGCGAATTGCGCCGAGGAAACATACGTTTATTGGTGGATTTCGATCATTCCATCGATTTTCATGTTCCCTGCAGCCGAATTGCACGGTCATGGAGATAGCTCCCTCGATTTCCAGCCTAGTAATATGTGTTGAATTGTATTGTCGAAATGTTTTTTTTAGTTCTGTTGTTGTTCTGTTGATGATTGAACTTTCAGAGGAATCGGTTAAGTACTGTGGATAGATTGAATATTTGAAGCAGCGAGGGTTTGTTTGCGCCCTTGCTGAATTGAATTGCGCCAAGAATGTGTCCTCTGTGACTGTTCTGTCGTTCGAGCTTTAGGAAAGGGGCTAATATTTGCTTACATTTGATTTAACTTTTATTAGTTTGGCTATGCTATCTTACTGGAATCGAGTTTGCTGCGCTTGATTGCTAAAGTGTGCCATTTTCTTAGATAGATTTCAGATGATTCTTCTTTCTTTCATGTGCTTATGCATGCTTGCTTATGCTGCCAGACTTGGCGAAGTATGATTGTTTTGAATGAATTTTTAATTTTCTTATGGAGATTATCAAAGTTTAGTTGTCTTATGTAACCGAAACTGCCATCCCTGTTCTGTTGCTATCCTTGTACTGTTTTTAAATTTCTTACCCTTTTCTCTTCTTCTGCTTGACGTTATTCCTTATTGCATTTGCGTGGCCATCCATCTGTCAGTGATTTTGCAGGTGCCATAGTTCAATGTTAGGGTACGGTTCTTGATGGTTCTTTGACAAAAGATTCACCGTCTTAATGATGTTTGTAGGCCATGCACTCCTATGTGGTCATACCGAATTGCACAAAAACGGAAGTCCATTTTCTATGCTTGTGTGCGTGTTTTTTTTTCCTTTGACAAAACACAAAAAGCTTTGAGCCTTGATGCATTGACCGAAGGAATAGTTATGTGCAAGCCCATGGAAGGGCCAGCACCCCAAAATTACAACACTACGCTCATAAGTGCTAGGCACCACCGGGAGAGACGTCTCTGGACATACCATATTACGTTTCAAGGGTGATTACATGATCAAATCACTATTTGTTAAATCATCGTTCAAGTGTTTCTGGTGATTAGTTCATGGTCATTTGTAATTGGTTTACTTGATTAATTTCTTAGTGTTATACAGGTTCAAGCTGCTCTGTTGGTGCTTGGAGGGTGTGAGGTGCCTCCTGGTTTAGTAAGCATGGCTGGGCCTACTGCATATGGTGAAAAGGTACCATCAGCTTTATAATCTCTACAACAAGGTTGTGTGAATGCTTTTAGTTTGTAAGCTCTGTCTCATGTCTGCAGAGTACAACTGTGGCTGCCAAAAGGGTTGCTTCCTTAATGAGGTTCCgtgagaagaggaaggaaagatgTTTTGATAAGAAAATAAGATACGGAGTGCGCAAGGAAGTTGCCCAAAAGTACAGACTCAATCCATGCCCATTCTCTTGTAGGTGCTTTCGTAGAGTTATTAGCGTACAAATGCTCTTTTACATTATGGAAGTAAGCAGGATTTGATTAGTCATCACACATTTAGATCATAATGGGAATATACTCCAGCTTTCTGCATTCGTTATGCCACAAGCAAGCAGGACTTGATTATTAATCACATGTTTAGACCACAGCTTTCTGCATTCGTAATGCCACATTCTTCTTTTGGCACAAATCTAGAATTTTACCTAATTCGTTGGCCTCTTTGGTTTGATGTCTATCCTACCAATCTGAGACAATTTTGTTAGTCTTGAATAGTTCCTCAATCACCAATGTCTGAGAAAAAGTTGAACAGTTCCTCAATCACCAATGTCCGAGCAAAAGTTGGAAGTACTagtaacatgtactccctccgttcctttttataagacgttttagacagCTGATTTTGAACTGTTTTAGAAGCTGCCTGAACCATCTAAAACGTCTTATAGAAGTGAACAGAGGGAATAGTCCGGAAATATGGATCATGGAATGTTAATTCTGAGAATATTGGTGCACTGAGGCTTTTTTTTACTAGGAGTAAAGCAGTTTAGCTCTGGTACATTTTACTAGTCTACTTGTGTGTAGCTGCTATAGGTTTTCATAGTCCTCAGAAGCAAAGGCAATTTTTATAGCACTTCATTGCAGTTAGTTATCAAGCTCTTGATGTTTGTTGGTTTAGGAAGAATATCACGTTGCTGCTTACATGAGTCAGCGCCGAATAAAGAAACTAATTTGGATTTCTACAGTTATGATTTACTGTACCTTGGAAGGTAGTCGTGTTCTGTTTACTATTCCTGGTACAAAATCATATCTGGTAGTCAAGAGATTGCTCTTGAGATTTTTTGTCCGTTATGGATTATTTATTTCACTAGTaattgtgtacgtgcaatgcacgttgatATTAGGTAATATATTAATTACATGtaaatattaggtaggatattatttGAGTATTAATTATGTGATTAGCATTGACAttaatatttggtatgatattaactgcacactaaacgtgttgagcgcccACCATTGGAGCAGCCTGAGTCGTTGGATTGACCTGATTTGATGGCCAGGATTTGTTGGATCTGCCTCTTtggatctttttatattggtatagatacatTGCACAACATATATACTCATTAATTGTCGCTGGCAGGATGAAACGGCGTAAAGGACAGTTTGCTGGAAGGGCAGATTTTGGTGATGCTGCAAGTTCTTCTGCAGCTTGTGTCTCTGCAGCCGATGGCGAGGATGATCATTTCCGAGAATCCCAGTGAGTGAGTTGTGATGACATGTGTACGTGCAAATCACGTTTCATCACTTCATACACAGAAGGTTTTTCCCTGTGTTTATTATGGGCTAATGTTGGTTTGCTTTCCTAGTTGTCAAAATTGTGGTGTCAGCTCAAGGCTTACTCCAGCAATGCGTCGGGGGCCGGCTGGCCCAAGGACCCTCTGTAATGCTTGTGGCTTGATGTGGGCAAATAAGGTACTTTCCTCACTTTAGCAACCTTGATGCCTGTTATGTTTTTTAAAGCATGTAAAAAAAGCAAAAGCAGCATGCGTGAATCTAACCAAATTCTTCAAATTTAACTGCTTTACAAATTGCCTAACCGATTACCTGTTGATGTTTATGACACCTGCTAGCAATTTGCTACGTCACTACTACTTAACCTCAGATAATTTCAGGGTACTCTGAGAAGTCCTTTGAATGCCCCCAAAATGACGGTGCAGCATCCCGCCAATCTGAGTAAAATGGTGCGTTAGTTCTATGATATAACTTATTTAATTGAACATTTCATGTTTACTTTATTTGTGTTTCTTCCTACACAGGACAGTGTGGATGATGACAAAGCAATTGTTTGTGCTGAGCCTAATCATACCACGGTCAAAATGGACTCTGGGATGTAAGCACACCTTCTTTGCAGACTCTACTGCATCTCAAATCGCTGTCTAGCAGCTATATTTTAAAAGCTCCTCATGTCAGGGTTTAAATGGGAAACCTCATGGCTTAGGAGAGGTCTCTCAAAACACCAACTATGTATTATCTAACTTTCTTGATCTTTTTCcctttttgtgtgtggggattcTACTTTCTTTATCAGGAGTCCGGAACAAGAACAGAAACCAGAACTGCGCCCAGCGACCGAAGGCGACAGCATGGCTGATTCTTGACAAGTGTATATAAATTGAGACATAGGTTTCTGTC from Triticum aestivum cultivar Chinese Spring chromosome 4A, IWGSC CS RefSeq v2.1, whole genome shotgun sequence harbors:
- the LOC123086959 gene encoding protein FAR1-RELATED SEQUENCE 5, which encodes MQLDDDDGTIMNIFWTDGQAIMDYSVFGDAISFDTTFSTNKFQMPFAPFIGVNYHKQTILFGAALLYNETTDTFEWAFRTFLQAMSGKQPETIFTDQCAAVINAIGRVFPETRHRLCLWHLYQNAAKHLSHVISDHPLFLKEFKRCVYEDRSVAHFENRWHELLVKYQIGGNSWINNLYKLREKWATIYRRESFSADMTSTQRSEGMNNVFKKTFRKRLCLSELIQAYEKCIARLRRKEKYEDYKSRHTNPVLCLPSLPLLKTAAESYTRTLYSEFEEEFKKQFSLSCILLSTDYTVSTYKLTSFEYKNDEAIVAFNPTTLEIWCSCKLYCCIGILCKHTHKVLTCCNIITLPSQFILNRWTKHAKQEIFTFKPNTDDSLDSMFAHNS
- the LOC100049053 gene encoding GATA transcription factor 19 — encoded protein: MAAEPAADGQDPPLADAAAASGDDDAAAANALLSAASEQLTLVYQGEVYVFDPVPPQKVQAALLVLGGCEVPPGLVSMAGPTAYGEKSTTVAAKRVASLMRFREKRKERCFDKKIRYGVRKEVAQKMKRRKGQFAGRADFGDAASSSAACVSAADGEDDHFRESHCQNCGVSSRLTPAMRRGPAGPRTLCNACGLMWANKGTLRSPLNAPKMTVQHPANLSKMDSVDDDKAIVCAEPNHTTVKMDSGMSPEQEQKPELRPATEGDSMADS